Proteins encoded within one genomic window of Candidatus Rokuibacteriota bacterium:
- a CDS encoding DnaJ domain-containing protein — MDPVAHPGVIKAAYRVLIRMAHPDVGGDVRVAQSLNSAYSILSDPESRTRYDQVRTQNAPRRPRPPAMDVGAALKSRLGRMLEPLGGPPLAAGFDLVARLGSDGDHRIWFKALRDSDPTRTAAFRRLAEAGRLTRPLWQWGSDLFVALVPRWRPELADLVQGPLGPWPRLGSAIVVLDAQTGLIRHRGRTNEVPAYPIVAKAFREVMLACRKRAA; from the coding sequence GTGGATCCTGTCGCTCACCCTGGTGTGATCAAAGCCGCGTACAGGGTCTTGATCCGGATGGCTCACCCGGATGTCGGCGGCGACGTCCGCGTCGCCCAATCGCTGAACTCGGCCTACTCCATCCTCTCCGATCCGGAGAGCCGGACACGCTACGACCAGGTGCGAACCCAGAATGCGCCTCGACGACCCCGCCCGCCGGCCATGGACGTCGGCGCGGCACTCAAGTCTCGGCTGGGGCGAATGCTGGAGCCGCTTGGCGGACCGCCCCTGGCGGCCGGCTTCGATCTCGTCGCGCGGCTGGGGAGCGACGGAGACCACAGGATTTGGTTCAAGGCACTCCGAGATTCTGATCCAACGCGGACGGCAGCCTTTCGCAGGCTCGCTGAGGCCGGCCGTCTCACCCGCCCGCTCTGGCAGTGGGGAAGCGACCTGTTTGTCGCCCTCGTCCCCCGGTGGCGTCCTGAACTGGCCGACCTCGTCCAAGGACCGCTCGGGCCCTGGCCCCGGCTGGGCAGCGCGATCGTCGTCCTGGACGCCCAGACGGGCCTGATCCGCCATCGGGGGCGGACGAATGAGGTTCCCGCTTACCCGATTGTCGCCAAGGCCTTTCGCGAGGTGATGCTCGCCTGCCGCAAACGAGCGGCCTAG
- a CDS encoding flagellar motor protein MotB: MNHAAVSSASWHKQARLPRVSLAAAPEARESEARRIRPWFLAYADMITLLLTFFIVLALSGFSR, from the coding sequence ATGAACCACGCGGCGGTCTCGAGCGCCTCCTGGCATAAGCAAGCGCGGCTGCCTCGGGTTTCGCTGGCGGCAGCCCCGGAAGCGCGGGAATCGGAGGCTCGCAGAATCCGCCCGTGGTTCCTGGCCTACGCCGACATGATCACCCTTCTGCTCACGTTCTTCATCGTCCTGGCGCTTTCAGGCTTCTCCAGGTAA
- a CDS encoding flagellar hook-basal body protein — translation MVTGLYTAAWGMDAQTERISVLANNLANLATAGFKADHPEFSQLLTPSTTAGPVPPAGPAGPPSPLPLAMRTVTDHSQGILRATGNPLDLAISGPGFFVLDTPGGPRLTRAGNFTRSPEGLLVAADGAPVRGVSGNIQVLDGTVTIDRDGQVLVDGRSQGHLLVVTPSRLASLTKTSGTRFTPPDTEALVASATAVVHQGAIEMSNVNPVLTLVTLIDAMRTYEAAQRAARSADDTLARAANDLGRV, via the coding sequence ATGGTGACCGGCCTCTACACTGCTGCGTGGGGGATGGACGCCCAGACCGAGCGGATTTCGGTCTTGGCGAACAACCTTGCCAACCTCGCGACCGCAGGGTTCAAGGCTGATCATCCGGAGTTCTCTCAGCTTCTCACCCCATCCACCACCGCCGGACCGGTTCCCCCTGCCGGTCCGGCGGGTCCCCCCTCACCTCTCCCCCTGGCTATGCGCACCGTGACGGATCATTCCCAGGGGATCCTTCGCGCGACCGGAAACCCTCTGGACCTCGCGATCAGCGGGCCGGGCTTCTTCGTGCTGGACACTCCCGGTGGGCCTCGGCTCACCCGGGCAGGAAACTTCACCCGGAGCCCGGAAGGACTTCTGGTGGCCGCCGATGGCGCCCCGGTCAGGGGCGTATCGGGGAACATCCAGGTCCTTGACGGGACTGTCACCATCGACCGCGACGGCCAAGTCCTCGTCGACGGTCGAAGCCAGGGTCACCTGCTGGTCGTCACGCCTTCTCGCCTCGCGAGCCTGACCAAAACCTCGGGCACTCGCTTCACCCCGCCCGACACCGAGGCCCTGGTCGCCTCGGCCACGGCCGTGGTGCACCAAGGGGCGATCGAGATGTCTAACGTCAACCCGGTCCTCACCCTCGTGACCTTGATCGACGCCATGCGAACCTACGAGGCGGCCCAGCGCGCGGCCCGGAGCGCGGACGACACCCTGGCGCGGGCTGCCAACGACCTGGGGCGAGTCTAA
- the flgG gene encoding flagellar basal-body rod protein FlgG, which produces MIRALVTASTGMQAQQLNLDTISHNLANVNTTGFKRSRVDFQDLLYQTIRSAGTRVANGAEVPSGLQVGHGSRAVATQKIFMQGNFQQTENPLDLVIEGAGFFQVLLPDGTQAYSRAGAFKLDGQGRVVTSDGFVLQPGITIPPDAGNISIGTDGTVSVAAAGSQTAQQVGQIQLARFSNPGGLNALGRNLYLPTSASGNPVVGQPATEGLGSLSQGFLEMSNVSVVEEMVNLIAAQRAFEVNAKAVQSADEMLNQANNMRR; this is translated from the coding sequence ATGATCCGTGCGCTGGTTACCGCATCCACCGGCATGCAGGCTCAGCAGCTCAACCTCGACACCATCTCCCACAACCTGGCCAACGTGAACACGACGGGCTTCAAGCGGAGCCGGGTAGACTTTCAGGACCTCCTCTACCAGACCATCCGCTCGGCCGGGACCCGCGTGGCGAACGGCGCCGAGGTGCCGTCGGGGCTTCAGGTGGGGCACGGCAGCCGTGCCGTGGCGACTCAGAAGATCTTCATGCAGGGGAACTTCCAGCAAACCGAGAACCCGCTCGATCTCGTGATCGAGGGAGCCGGGTTCTTCCAGGTGCTATTGCCGGACGGCACGCAGGCCTACAGCCGGGCCGGAGCCTTCAAGCTGGACGGCCAGGGACGGGTGGTCACGTCCGATGGCTTCGTCCTCCAACCCGGGATCACGATCCCGCCGGACGCTGGCAATATCAGCATCGGCACCGACGGTACAGTGTCGGTCGCGGCCGCCGGTAGCCAGACGGCCCAACAGGTGGGTCAGATCCAGCTCGCCCGCTTCTCCAATCCTGGTGGTCTCAATGCCTTGGGCCGGAACCTCTACCTGCCCACCTCGGCTTCGGGCAACCCGGTGGTCGGCCAGCCGGCGACCGAGGGTCTGGGCTCGCTGAGCCAGGGATTTCTAGAGATGTCCAACGTCTCGGTGGTGGAGGAGATGGTGAACCTCATCGCGGCTCAGCGCGCCTTCGAGGTGAACGCCAAAGCGGTCCAGAGCGCTGACGAGATGCTCAACCAGGCCAACAACATGCGGCGATGA
- the flgA gene encoding flagellar basal body P-ring formation protein FlgA: MKPLIVGLLLLTVAAGTPAVAGAAATVILPSEATVPGPQVRLGEIAEVRTKDQALAARLLALDLGTAAPAGLTRIIDRAALRQRLRQAEVPGDIEFAGAERVHVSTDAVEVPPDMILDTAHRWLLERLHADPAQTIATPLSVPRGVVLPRGNPTLRVHHHGGPIHDGFVTLVVEASLTDASGQRTVRYSQVSFQIERLRRVVVAVRPLLQKRLIAESDVRIEARSGFQIPPAALTELSDVVGKEVARETGAGEVLTTHMVRLPIAVRRGTPIMLLLDGPGFRITARGVALEEGGVGQMIRVMNQTSRKEVHGRVEDDGSVRIPF; encoded by the coding sequence ATGAAGCCTCTGATCGTCGGGCTCCTCCTCCTGACTGTGGCGGCGGGGACGCCCGCCGTCGCCGGGGCCGCCGCCACCGTCATCCTACCGTCGGAAGCGACGGTGCCCGGTCCGCAGGTCCGCCTGGGCGAGATCGCCGAGGTGCGGACCAAAGATCAAGCGCTGGCGGCTCGGCTGCTCGCCCTCGACCTCGGCACCGCCGCGCCCGCCGGCCTCACACGGATCATCGACCGAGCCGCACTCAGACAACGGCTGCGCCAGGCCGAGGTTCCGGGCGACATCGAATTCGCGGGCGCGGAACGGGTCCATGTGTCTACCGACGCTGTCGAGGTGCCGCCGGACATGATCCTGGACACGGCCCACCGCTGGCTTCTGGAGCGCCTCCACGCCGATCCGGCCCAGACCATCGCGACGCCGCTCTCGGTTCCCCGGGGAGTCGTCCTCCCCCGAGGAAATCCCACCCTCCGAGTCCACCATCACGGAGGGCCGATCCACGACGGGTTTGTGACACTCGTCGTGGAAGCTTCGCTGACGGACGCGAGCGGCCAGCGCACGGTGCGGTATTCCCAGGTTTCGTTCCAGATCGAACGGCTCCGCCGGGTCGTGGTCGCGGTCCGGCCACTGCTCCAGAAGCGGTTGATCGCAGAGTCTGATGTCCGGATCGAGGCGCGCTCGGGCTTCCAGATCCCCCCCGCGGCCCTCACCGAGCTGTCAGACGTCGTCGGCAAGGAAGTCGCCCGCGAGACAGGGGCGGGCGAGGTGCTCACAACCCACATGGTCCGGCTCCCGATCGCGGTGCGCCGGGGGACCCCGATCATGCTCTTGCTCGACGGGCCGGGATTTCGCATCACCGCGAGGGGGGTCGCTCTGGAGGAAGGCGGGGTCGGCCAGATGATCCGCGTGATGAACCAGACCTCGCGGAAGGAAGTCCACGGACGGGTCGAAGATGACGGCAGCGTGCGCATTCCCTTCTAG
- a CDS encoding flagellar basal body L-ring protein FlgH → MARRWGPPPRAGGSPHRAGCEHGGGDRRDRTRRALVLALGLLALAGAGEPAWAQSLWVDQTSLVADHRARAVGDVLTILVDERASANRQGETTLTKDSELDVNIGRPSAGGRPIRGLNRILPFLFSSDLNSDFSGKGANVRSDRVTFQIAVRVKKVLENGNLLVEGRRSVVVGQETQHLVLAGIVRPQDVAPDNTVSSAFVADAEVRLDGRGIISEKQRPGFFGRILDWLGLY, encoded by the coding sequence GTGGCACGGCGATGGGGCCCCCCGCCGCGCGCAGGGGGGTCCCCACACCGGGCGGGGTGCGAGCACGGCGGGGGTGATCGCCGGGACAGGACCCGCCGGGCCCTCGTCCTCGCGCTCGGGCTCCTCGCGCTCGCAGGCGCGGGCGAGCCGGCGTGGGCCCAGTCGCTCTGGGTCGATCAGACGAGCCTGGTGGCGGACCACCGGGCGCGGGCCGTCGGCGACGTGCTGACGATCCTGGTCGACGAGCGGGCCAGCGCGAACCGGCAGGGGGAGACCACGCTCACGAAGGACTCCGAGCTCGACGTCAACATCGGCCGGCCGTCGGCGGGGGGCCGGCCCATCCGGGGCCTCAACCGGATCCTCCCGTTCCTCTTCTCCTCCGATCTCAACTCCGACTTCAGCGGCAAGGGGGCGAACGTCCGCTCCGATCGTGTCACCTTCCAGATCGCGGTGCGGGTGAAGAAGGTGCTGGAGAACGGCAACCTCCTGGTCGAGGGCCGGCGCTCCGTCGTCGTCGGGCAGGAGACCCAGCATCTGGTGCTCGCCGGGATCGTCCGCCCCCAGGACGTGGCGCCCGACAACACCGTCTCGTCGGCCTTCGTGGCGGACGCCGAGGTCCGCCTCGACGGGCGCGGGATCATCTCCGAGAAGCAGCGGCCCGGGTTCTTCGGGCGGATCCTCGACTGGCTCGGTCTCTACTGA
- a CDS encoding flagellar basal body P-ring protein FlgI, producing MPRHPLHRLALLAALVFTGLSTPLPAWAEPTLARVKDVARVIGVRDNELYGYGLVLGLNGTGDRRQNAFFTVQSIQNLLIRQGINLPPNGRTIETKNVAAVMVTAKLPPFAKPGTTIDITVSSLGDATSLGGGTLLLTPLQAADGKVYAVAQGPVSIGGGFSVTAPGTGESVQKNHPTVGRIVNGATVEREVQMVVGPQRLSIALLQPDFTTSARLAQAINAGLGDALAQAIDAATVTVAVPAPAQQRLVEFMAQIEQVEVPTDAPAKVVVNERTGTIIMGSQVKISTVAVSHGNLSIQIKSEFQVSQPLPFAPGGAQTTVVPKTETTVKEEKAPVVLLKSGASIGDLVQGLNAIGATPRDLIAILQAIKRAGALHAELEIM from the coding sequence ATGCCCCGTCACCCACTCCACCGCCTGGCTCTGCTGGCCGCGCTCGTCTTCACCGGCCTCTCGACACCGCTGCCCGCCTGGGCCGAGCCGACCCTCGCCCGGGTCAAGGATGTCGCCCGGGTGATCGGCGTCAGGGACAACGAGCTGTACGGCTACGGCCTCGTCCTCGGCCTCAACGGCACCGGCGATCGCCGGCAGAACGCCTTCTTCACCGTGCAGTCGATCCAGAACCTTCTCATCCGCCAGGGGATCAACCTCCCCCCGAACGGCCGCACGATCGAGACGAAAAACGTCGCGGCGGTCATGGTCACGGCCAAGCTCCCGCCTTTCGCCAAGCCCGGGACGACCATCGACATCACCGTTTCTTCGCTGGGCGACGCCACGAGCCTTGGCGGAGGCACGCTCCTGCTCACTCCGCTCCAGGCGGCTGACGGGAAGGTCTATGCCGTGGCCCAGGGTCCGGTCTCCATCGGCGGCGGCTTCTCGGTCACGGCGCCTGGGACCGGCGAGAGCGTCCAGAAGAACCATCCGACGGTGGGCCGCATCGTCAACGGCGCGACAGTGGAGCGAGAGGTGCAGATGGTCGTGGGGCCCCAGCGCCTCTCAATCGCGCTGCTCCAGCCCGACTTCACCACCTCGGCGCGGCTGGCTCAGGCGATCAACGCCGGGCTCGGGGACGCGCTGGCCCAGGCGATCGACGCGGCCACCGTCACCGTAGCGGTTCCGGCGCCCGCCCAGCAGCGGCTCGTGGAGTTCATGGCCCAGATCGAGCAGGTCGAGGTCCCCACCGACGCGCCCGCCAAGGTCGTCGTGAACGAGCGGACGGGGACGATCATCATGGGCAGCCAGGTCAAGATCAGCACCGTGGCAGTGTCCCACGGCAACCTTTCCATCCAGATCAAGTCCGAGTTCCAGGTCTCCCAGCCTCTGCCCTTCGCCCCAGGCGGGGCCCAGACCACCGTGGTCCCCAAGACCGAAACCACGGTGAAGGAAGAGAAGGCGCCGGTGGTCCTGCTCAAATCCGGGGCATCGATCGGCGACTTGGTCCAGGGGCTCAACGCCATCGGGGCCACGCCGCGTGACCTGATCGCCATCCTCCAGGCCATCAAGCGCGCCGGGGCCCTTCACGCTGAGCTGGAGATCATGTAG
- a CDS encoding rod-binding protein, producing the protein MDPTAPLLPTGAPSLGPTVQPGPPSPPTNLREAAEGFEAILLGYLLRGLRQTIPHADPKAAPFTRRVYEDLFDHYLGTHLARSGGLGLADLIERTLSGTPAASSALKARGPRPTGQ; encoded by the coding sequence ATGGACCCGACCGCGCCCCTCCTCCCCACCGGCGCGCCGAGCCTCGGGCCAACGGTCCAGCCTGGGCCCCCCTCCCCGCCGACCAATCTCCGCGAGGCGGCCGAGGGCTTTGAGGCCATCCTCCTGGGCTACCTCCTCCGGGGGCTCCGCCAGACGATCCCCCACGCGGACCCGAAAGCGGCCCCCTTTACGCGACGCGTGTACGAGGACCTCTTCGACCATTATCTGGGCACCCACCTGGCCAGGTCAGGCGGGCTCGGCCTCGCCGACCTGATCGAGCGCACGCTTTCCGGAACCCCGGCCGCGTCGTCGGCGCTCAAGGCCAGAGGGCCCCGCCCCACCGGACAATGA
- the flgM gene encoding flagellar biosynthesis anti-sigma factor FlgM, giving the protein MEIRDIFRLLQRPNPTPGSVAPSEADRHPSPRRAPGGDDAVQVSEQGRRLAELRKTAKAVPEVRQARVEELRRALRSGELSLHPEIIAQALLRHGVLRDLLGQ; this is encoded by the coding sequence TTGGAGATCCGCGACATCTTCCGCCTGCTCCAACGGCCAAATCCCACCCCTGGCTCTGTCGCACCGAGCGAGGCTGACCGCCACCCGTCCCCCCGACGCGCCCCGGGGGGTGACGACGCCGTCCAGGTCTCAGAGCAGGGACGCCGCCTTGCCGAGCTCCGTAAAACCGCCAAGGCAGTCCCGGAGGTCCGCCAGGCCCGGGTCGAGGAGCTGCGCCGAGCCCTCAGGAGCGGCGAGCTCTCACTGCACCCCGAGATCATCGCCCAGGCCCTCCTTCGCCACGGGGTGCTGCGCGACCTGCTGGGCCAGTAA
- a CDS encoding flagellar protein FlgN: MIARVEDLLALLGQEAGTYQRLLGILREEEGALLAGRYSEVATSTPRKETLLLELRLLAESRGVLLTRLAEAFELPPSALTLARLVTLVDEPHATQLLEVRTRLTQTLAEIAQASRGLGLLLERSLFRISEILRILRESLGLGPQYDPTGRLLLPAFPVLNHEA; encoded by the coding sequence GTGATCGCGCGGGTGGAGGACCTCCTGGCACTGCTCGGGCAGGAGGCCGGAACCTACCAGCGGTTGCTCGGCATCCTCCGGGAAGAGGAAGGGGCACTCCTCGCCGGCCGCTATTCTGAGGTCGCCACGTCCACGCCCCGGAAGGAAACACTCCTCCTCGAGCTCCGGCTGCTCGCCGAGTCCCGCGGCGTCCTCCTCACCCGGCTGGCCGAGGCCTTCGAACTGCCGCCCAGCGCCCTCACCCTCGCCCGCCTCGTCACGCTGGTCGATGAGCCCCACGCAACCCAGCTCTTGGAAGTGCGCACCCGGCTCACTCAAACCCTCGCCGAGATCGCCCAGGCCAGTCGCGGCCTCGGGCTCCTGCTGGAACGCTCGCTCTTTCGAATCAGCGAGATCCTGCGCATCCTGCGAGAGTCCCTCGGCCTTGGGCCCCAGTATGACCCGACGGGACGGCTCCTGCTTCCCGCGTTCCCCGTGCTGAACCACGAGGCGTGA
- the flgK gene encoding flagellar hook-associated protein FlgK, whose product MSGLIQLLSLARQSLLAAQLAQQTAAGNVANAATPGYSRRRVEFAEAPPVPTIGGMAGMGVQVSQIRRLRELFLDSQFRADSTGLAEARLRATLLDRVGSLLGLPDQSPVGQALDAFFGALGDLATRPEDLATRTTVSASGQTLAATLNSLVNGLSDLKRETFSTLQDRVTEVNSLAGRIATLNGRLAGGSDPSVLDERDRLIDRLAELVGVRVSVSSNGVAQVAVAGSGVLVVEGNRAGTLTLSGDPVSGTATLTLDGATLGAPGGEVGALLTLRNSTTEGIPFVIDQVDALAAGLIHAVNRVHASGVGLVGLPSAASGNAVSSSTAPLGSAGLPVTPVAGSFTIAVFDGSGTMVSSGTIAVDPATTTLDSLATSISGIAGLSATVSGNLLTITPTTAGNTVVFGSDSSDTLVALGLNRFFAGTDARTMAVDASLAADPNRVAAAQLDVAAGLFSPGDPTNARALANLRTSRFLASNTQSPAEFLGALTGSVGTLGQAARMDSQAREAIFAASQAQRQSTSGVSLDEELADMVRFQHAFEASARFIKTMDEMIRTVLETL is encoded by the coding sequence GTGTCCGGTCTGATCCAGCTGCTCTCCCTCGCCCGACAGAGCCTGCTGGCGGCCCAGCTCGCCCAGCAGACCGCCGCAGGGAATGTCGCGAACGCAGCGACACCCGGTTACTCGCGTCGGCGGGTCGAGTTCGCCGAGGCGCCCCCGGTTCCCACAATTGGCGGGATGGCAGGGATGGGGGTCCAGGTCAGCCAGATCCGTCGGCTCCGCGAGCTGTTCCTCGACAGTCAGTTTCGGGCCGACTCGACCGGGCTGGCGGAGGCCCGGTTGCGCGCCACGCTGCTCGATCGGGTCGGCTCTCTTCTCGGCCTGCCCGACCAGAGCCCGGTGGGGCAGGCGCTGGACGCCTTCTTCGGAGCCCTGGGCGACCTGGCAACGCGACCGGAGGATCTCGCGACCCGTACGACGGTCAGCGCGAGCGGCCAGACTCTCGCTGCAACGCTGAATAGCCTCGTGAACGGGCTCTCGGATCTCAAGCGAGAGACATTTTCGACGCTTCAGGACCGCGTCACCGAGGTCAACTCGCTCGCCGGGCGGATCGCCACCCTCAACGGCCGCCTCGCCGGCGGCAGTGATCCCAGCGTGCTCGACGAGCGGGACCGGCTCATCGACCGCCTGGCCGAGCTCGTCGGCGTCCGAGTGTCCGTGAGCTCAAACGGCGTGGCCCAGGTCGCCGTGGCCGGGAGCGGTGTGCTCGTCGTGGAAGGCAACCGGGCCGGGACCCTCACGCTGTCCGGTGACCCGGTGTCAGGTACGGCGACGCTGACCCTCGACGGCGCCACGCTCGGGGCCCCTGGTGGAGAGGTCGGGGCGCTCCTCACGCTCAGAAACTCGACCACCGAAGGCATCCCGTTCGTGATCGATCAGGTCGATGCCCTCGCCGCCGGCCTCATCCATGCCGTCAACCGGGTGCATGCGAGCGGGGTGGGCCTCGTCGGGCTTCCGAGCGCCGCGAGCGGGAACGCGGTCAGCAGCTCGACCGCGCCCCTTGGCAGCGCGGGGCTGCCAGTCACGCCGGTGGCTGGAAGCTTCACGATCGCCGTGTTCGATGGCAGCGGGACCATGGTCTCGTCGGGCACCATCGCGGTAGACCCCGCGACGACAACCCTGGACAGCCTGGCAACCTCCATCTCCGGGATCGCCGGGCTCTCGGCAACGGTCTCGGGCAACCTCCTCACCATCACTCCGACGACCGCTGGAAACACGGTGGTCTTCGGCAGCGACAGCAGCGACACGCTCGTCGCCCTCGGTCTGAATCGATTCTTCGCGGGCACCGATGCCCGCACGATGGCCGTGGACGCCAGCCTCGCGGCCGACCCGAACCGGGTCGCCGCGGCTCAGCTCGATGTCGCGGCCGGACTCTTCAGCCCCGGGGATCCCACGAACGCCCGGGCGCTCGCGAACCTTCGGACCTCGCGCTTCCTCGCCAGCAACACGCAGAGCCCGGCCGAGTTCCTCGGCGCGCTCACCGGCAGCGTCGGGACGCTCGGGCAGGCCGCTCGCATGGACAGCCAAGCCCGGGAGGCGATCTTCGCAGCGTCCCAGGCTCAGCGGCAGTCCACCTCGGGTGTCAGCCTCGACGAAGAGCTGGCCGACATGGTGCGCTTCCAGCACGCGTTCGAGGCCTCGGCCAGGTTCATCAAGACGATGGACGAGATGATCCGGACCGTTCTGGAGACCCTCTAG
- the flgL gene encoding flagellar hook-associated protein FlgL encodes MRVTTEGLVNQALLALRSSLTRLARSQAQVATGRRLSGPADDPNAAAAATRLQSRLAAAQQYTRQADAVLTLLIHNEALLGQLNELSARAQELALRGANAAQGSVSAMAEEANQLLEELVTTANTEADGRRLLGGRETQTAPLSVTRDASGQITGVSVNPRGINGTIALEVAPAITVQTNLPGEEVLGASSDPTFLPQLLIDLRDNLAAENTEAVRALTDSLQTAQDRLQPVIAAVGSRMRLVERVHGQTLEEALMLQATLSELLDSDLARVTMELQREEIVFQAALAATARTIQPSLVDFLR; translated from the coding sequence ATGCGGGTCACGACCGAAGGTCTCGTGAACCAGGCCCTCCTGGCCCTCCGCAGCTCGCTGACGCGGCTCGCCCGCAGCCAGGCGCAGGTGGCCACCGGGCGCCGCCTCTCAGGCCCGGCGGACGATCCGAATGCTGCGGCCGCCGCCACGCGGCTTCAATCCCGGCTTGCGGCTGCCCAGCAGTACACGCGCCAGGCCGATGCCGTCCTGACGCTCCTGATCCACAACGAAGCGCTGCTCGGTCAGCTCAACGAGCTGAGCGCCCGGGCCCAGGAGCTGGCGCTCCGTGGCGCCAACGCCGCCCAGGGGAGCGTCTCCGCCATGGCCGAAGAGGCCAACCAGCTCCTCGAGGAGCTGGTCACCACGGCCAACACGGAGGCGGATGGCCGCCGGCTTCTCGGCGGCCGGGAGACGCAGACAGCCCCGCTCAGCGTCACGCGCGACGCGAGCGGGCAGATCACAGGCGTCAGCGTGAACCCGCGAGGCATCAACGGAACGATCGCCCTGGAGGTTGCCCCAGCCATCACCGTGCAGACCAATCTTCCGGGCGAGGAGGTTCTCGGCGCATCGAGCGACCCCACGTTCCTGCCGCAGCTCCTGATCGACCTGAGGGACAACCTCGCCGCAGAGAACACCGAGGCCGTCCGGGCACTCACTGACTCGCTCCAGACTGCTCAGGACCGGCTCCAGCCGGTGATCGCAGCCGTGGGGAGCCGCATGCGGCTCGTGGAGCGCGTCCACGGACAGACCCTCGAGGAGGCGCTGATGCTGCAAGCAACGCTGTCCGAGCTGCTCGACAGTGACCTGGCGCGAGTGACGATGGAGCTGCAGCGCGAGGAGATCGTTTTCCAAGCTGCGCTCGCCGCGACGGCTCGCACGATCCAGCCCTCCCTGGTGGACTTCCTCCGATGA
- the fliW gene encoding flagellar assembly protein FliW encodes MSRPRTLKSPKLGPITFTPGDVIRFPEGLPGFESFTKFLLVTRSECAPFVFLTALDQPEIALPLLPPLLVQPGWTPPVEPPADAARDDLAWYVVVIIAPRAEALVANLRAPIRINLRDRIGCQVVLDDERVPLTAPLGAGRP; translated from the coding sequence ATGAGCCGCCCCAGAACGCTGAAGTCCCCCAAGCTCGGACCGATCACGTTCACGCCCGGCGACGTGATCCGCTTCCCGGAGGGCCTCCCCGGGTTCGAGTCGTTCACGAAGTTCCTCCTGGTGACCCGATCCGAGTGCGCGCCGTTCGTGTTCCTGACCGCACTCGACCAGCCCGAGATCGCGCTGCCCCTGCTCCCCCCGCTCCTCGTTCAGCCCGGGTGGACTCCGCCGGTCGAGCCGCCGGCCGACGCGGCACGCGACGACCTCGCCTGGTACGTGGTCGTGATCATCGCGCCGAGGGCGGAGGCGCTCGTGGCCAACCTCCGCGCCCCGATTCGCATCAACCTCCGCGACCGGATCGGATGCCAGGTGGTGCTGGATGACGAGCGGGTTCCGCTCACCGCCCCGCTCGGCGCGGGCCGCCCGTAA
- the csrA gene encoding carbon storage regulator CsrA translates to MLVLSRKPGERIRIGPDIEVVILEVKGPQVRLGVQAPPAVAVHREELYRKIQEANRMAAAAELTPEKLSDLVRTLQEPCASSSAP, encoded by the coding sequence ATGCTGGTACTCTCGCGGAAACCCGGCGAGCGGATCCGGATCGGTCCCGACATCGAGGTGGTGATCCTCGAAGTCAAGGGACCGCAGGTCCGTCTCGGTGTCCAGGCCCCACCGGCGGTCGCGGTGCATCGGGAGGAACTCTACCGGAAGATTCAGGAGGCGAACCGCATGGCAGCGGCTGCCGAGCTCACCCCCGAGAAGCTCAGCGACCTCGTTCGCACCCTGCAGGAACCATGCGCGTCCTCCTCGGCCCCCTGA